In a single window of the Natronosalvus caseinilyticus genome:
- a CDS encoding DUF7519 family protein, whose amino-acid sequence MTTSDPEPGTDGRDQQSTPFRSDGGTESGASTRVGSPDPRSSPRSSRTVPSSTDRDGRSPSRLESVRTVTIASGKRGTSAVLGAVRGALAQPTTSDVATLVLTLAICLAVGGSLIGPRFAAVATVGGVGAALVATLLGSDRPVRRAVGGALAVPVAVLVAVPVTLAWAFAVGVAGFGPFTAVIVWSLVVAALAGTLASWDRLGDGGVRAAARATTLAALGVVAVVVVRVLPEAGVRERAGPAVAEVTGAASGVLREPGQTLATVSFFALVLATAGAVFVTVGYVPIERLAPPDRREAVSRAVGVVRRGNSIAIRVALVGLSGVVMLPALLEQFSDVPLSPRELSTIVPLPVGEALATVVLAREIRLVLLVVLAIAAFVAALEWTRRALRRGLAAVLARLLAPMVGGVVLTLALASVLATPAVEASLEALVRQIEPQVVADLLLEFPPIALVVAVLLVALGMLSSLFGTVSLLRAIRLLPPRAIGSALAAMAILGLAGSLAVIGRTEAAIWTAAGAFVVWDVGEYADGLRAELGRDAATMRAELVHALGAVATGAAVALGTVGLYRWAGSDVLVVDRRLAAAALGAALLAVVLVAWILRK is encoded by the coding sequence ATGACGACATCCGACCCGGAACCGGGAACGGACGGACGCGACCAGCAGTCGACGCCGTTTCGGTCGGACGGCGGAACCGAATCAGGTGCGTCGACTCGAGTCGGTAGCCCGGATCCGCGCTCGAGTCCGCGTTCGAGCCGCACCGTTCCCTCGAGTACCGACCGCGATGGGCGTAGTCCGTCCCGACTCGAGTCGGTCCGAACCGTGACAATCGCGTCCGGGAAACGAGGAACGAGTGCCGTACTCGGGGCCGTTCGAGGCGCCCTGGCACAGCCGACGACGAGCGACGTCGCGACCCTCGTGCTCACGCTCGCGATCTGTCTCGCCGTCGGCGGGTCCCTGATCGGCCCGCGATTCGCGGCCGTCGCGACGGTCGGCGGCGTCGGCGCGGCGCTGGTCGCCACCCTGCTCGGGAGCGACCGTCCGGTGCGTCGCGCCGTCGGCGGGGCGCTCGCCGTCCCCGTGGCCGTCCTGGTCGCCGTTCCCGTGACCCTCGCCTGGGCGTTCGCCGTCGGCGTCGCCGGGTTCGGCCCGTTTACGGCAGTGATCGTCTGGTCGCTCGTCGTCGCCGCCCTCGCCGGGACGCTGGCGTCGTGGGATCGACTGGGCGACGGCGGGGTCCGCGCAGCCGCCAGAGCCACGACGCTCGCCGCACTCGGGGTCGTGGCCGTGGTCGTTGTTCGCGTGCTCCCAGAGGCCGGCGTCAGGGAGCGCGCGGGGCCGGCGGTCGCCGAAGTGACGGGGGCTGCCAGTGGCGTCCTCCGTGAGCCAGGCCAGACCCTGGCGACCGTCTCGTTCTTCGCGCTCGTCCTGGCGACGGCCGGGGCCGTCTTCGTGACGGTCGGCTACGTCCCGATCGAACGCCTCGCCCCGCCCGACCGGCGTGAGGCCGTCTCGCGGGCCGTCGGTGTCGTTCGCCGCGGCAACTCGATTGCCATCCGTGTGGCGCTGGTCGGTCTTTCCGGGGTCGTGATGCTTCCGGCGCTGCTCGAGCAGTTCTCGGACGTTCCGCTCTCGCCGCGGGAACTCTCCACTATCGTCCCGTTACCCGTCGGCGAGGCGCTGGCCACGGTCGTCCTCGCACGCGAAATTCGCCTGGTATTGCTCGTCGTCCTCGCCATAGCCGCGTTCGTGGCTGCCCTCGAGTGGACTCGGCGGGCGCTGCGGCGGGGGCTGGCTGCGGTGCTCGCTCGGCTCCTGGCTCCGATGGTCGGCGGAGTCGTCCTGACGCTCGCGCTGGCGTCGGTGCTCGCCACGCCCGCCGTCGAGGCGTCGCTCGAGGCCCTGGTTCGCCAGATCGAACCGCAGGTGGTCGCCGACCTGCTGCTCGAGTTCCCGCCGATCGCGCTCGTCGTCGCCGTCCTGCTGGTCGCGCTGGGGATGCTCTCGTCGCTGTTCGGGACGGTCTCGTTGCTTCGAGCGATTCGCCTCCTGCCGCCGCGGGCGATCGGATCGGCGCTAGCGGCGATGGCGATCCTCGGCCTCGCTGGCTCGCTCGCGGTCATCGGCCGGACGGAGGCGGCGATCTGGACGGCCGCCGGCGCGTTCGTCGTCTGGGACGTCGGCGAGTACGCGGACGGGCTCCGCGCCGAACTCGGACGGGACGCGGCGACGATGCGGGCCGAACTGGTCCACGCGCTCGGCGCGGTCGCGACCGGCGCTGCAGTCGCACTCGGGACCGTCGGCCTCTATCGCTGGGCGGGGAGCGACGTCCTCGTCGTCGACCGCCGTCTCGCGGCGGCGGCACTCGGGGCGGCGTTGCTGGCGGTCGTGCTGGTCGCCTGGATCCTCCGCAAGTGA
- a CDS encoding PHP-associated domain-containing protein — protein sequence MFAVDLHAHTRFFHGHRGLGDRYDPIGVSLLARTARWRGLDGVATTNHDYYTPFEREAATVVPGIEVTTTRGHVLVVGPDPPAETVPLEYTPAEVIEMAHDRGCAAIVAHPFRNSTVTDVPDLPFDAIEINGKHPRTQPLVERLATEHDVPLVAGSDAHYPIEVGRAYTRIDADELTPESVVEAIRDDRVEAVVDRRPVDRFIRRWYRAIHSRKHPEDLLSKPTPGVGEPPQS from the coding sequence ATGTTCGCCGTCGATTTACACGCACACACCCGGTTCTTTCACGGCCATCGGGGACTCGGGGATCGGTACGATCCAATCGGCGTCTCGCTCCTCGCTCGAACCGCCCGCTGGCGCGGGCTCGACGGCGTCGCGACGACCAATCACGACTACTACACCCCCTTCGAGCGCGAGGCCGCCACGGTCGTCCCCGGAATCGAGGTTACGACGACGCGCGGACACGTCCTGGTCGTCGGCCCGGATCCGCCAGCGGAGACGGTCCCGCTCGAGTACACCCCCGCAGAGGTGATCGAGATGGCCCACGACCGTGGCTGTGCGGCTATCGTCGCCCATCCGTTTCGAAACAGCACAGTGACCGACGTCCCGGACCTCCCGTTCGACGCCATCGAGATCAACGGCAAACACCCCCGGACGCAGCCACTGGTCGAGCGACTTGCGACCGAACACGATGTCCCCCTGGTCGCCGGGAGCGACGCCCACTACCCGATCGAGGTCGGCCGGGCGTACACGCGAATCGACGCCGACGAACTGACCCCCGAGTCGGTCGTCGAGGCGATCCGGGACGATCGGGTCGAAGCGGTCGTCGATCGACGGCCCGTCGACCGGTTTATCCGTCGCTGGTATCGGGCGATCCACAGCCGAAAACACCCGGAAGACCTGCTCTCAAAGCCGACGCCCGGCGTCGGGGAACCCCCACAGAGCTAG
- a CDS encoding DUF58 domain-containing protein, with protein sequence MSRVPRWQSAVVVALAICLLAVVLGAPALFMVAVVPLGYVLVGVSSGAPSTDLAVERTLDDDRPRPGQPVSVTLSVTNEGDRVLPDVRVVDAVPEDVPVVTGSSAFATAIRPGETVSHEYEVLPPRGQYPFGTPRVRVRNLAASALETLEPDAEGDDSLTCETLLDSFAVRDRTIRFVGRTPTDDGGSGIEFYAAREYRHGDPINRIDWHRLARTGDLATIEHREERAVTMVFLVDDRTGVHRESRSGGPDSHDLTLYAASRGVLASLEDGNRTGFATLEDDVWIDPGGGDDVRRRVDDAVGDVSGNGTASRLAADGGTLATGLETRLPRNAQVVLCSPLTDDAAVDLVEQLRLRGRTVTVVSPDMTTSVSGGDRSPGTAIAGIERGNRVDDLRGLGSVVVDWDLADPLSVELARAIRTMGAMGGAR encoded by the coding sequence ATGAGCCGCGTTCCCCGCTGGCAGAGTGCTGTCGTCGTTGCCCTCGCCATCTGCCTCCTCGCTGTGGTGCTGGGCGCGCCCGCGTTGTTCATGGTCGCCGTCGTTCCGCTCGGGTACGTCCTCGTCGGCGTCTCGAGCGGCGCGCCGTCGACCGACCTCGCCGTCGAGCGAACCCTCGACGACGATCGACCGCGACCCGGTCAGCCGGTTTCCGTCACCCTTTCGGTGACCAACGAGGGCGACCGGGTGCTCCCCGACGTCCGGGTGGTTGACGCCGTCCCCGAGGACGTGCCGGTGGTCACCGGCTCGAGCGCGTTCGCCACCGCAATTCGACCCGGGGAAACCGTCAGCCACGAGTACGAGGTGCTGCCGCCCCGGGGCCAGTACCCGTTCGGCACACCCCGCGTTCGCGTCCGGAACCTGGCCGCGAGCGCGCTCGAGACGCTCGAGCCCGACGCCGAGGGCGACGACTCGCTGACCTGTGAGACGCTGCTCGACTCCTTCGCCGTTCGCGACCGAACGATCCGCTTCGTCGGGCGGACGCCGACCGACGACGGCGGGAGCGGGATCGAGTTCTACGCGGCTCGGGAGTACCGCCACGGCGATCCAATCAACCGAATCGACTGGCACCGCCTCGCCCGGACCGGCGACCTCGCGACGATCGAACACCGGGAGGAACGCGCCGTCACGATGGTCTTCCTCGTCGACGACCGAACCGGTGTCCACCGCGAGTCGCGTTCCGGCGGCCCCGACTCGCACGACCTGACGCTGTACGCCGCCTCCCGCGGCGTGCTCGCCTCGCTCGAGGACGGTAACCGAACCGGGTTCGCGACGCTCGAGGACGACGTGTGGATCGACCCCGGTGGGGGCGACGACGTTCGTCGGCGTGTGGACGACGCGGTCGGCGACGTGTCCGGTAACGGCACCGCGAGCCGCCTCGCCGCCGACGGCGGGACGCTCGCGACCGGCCTCGAGACGCGCCTCCCCCGAAACGCGCAGGTCGTTCTCTGTAGCCCGCTCACGGACGACGCGGCGGTCGACCTGGTCGAACAGCTTCGCCTCCGCGGACGGACGGTGACCGTCGTGAGCCCGGACATGACGACCAGCGTGTCCGGCGGCGACCGGTCGCCGGGAACGGCGATCGCCGGCATCGAACGCGGGAATCGCGTCGACGACCTCCGCGGACTCGGCTCCGTCGTCGTCGACTGGGACCTGGCCGACCCGCTGTCGGTCGAACTGGCTCGTGCGATCCGCACGATGGGGGCGATGGGGGGCGCCCGATGA
- a CDS encoding maltose acetyltransferase domain-containing protein, with product MGPEKRKMVAGELYDPGDPELVADRERARALTRRYNRMSESGGDDDSDGGSDGTADSDETADSDGDSDQRRQILEDLLGSIGDECQIEPPFRCDYGYNVHVGEDFFANYDCFVLDVCPVEFGRNCLLGPGVHVYTATHPLEAAARREGLEYGKPVTVGDDVWIGGQAVLTPGATVGDGAVVAAGAVVVDDVPAGVVVGGNPARVIREVPSAEGAGTEET from the coding sequence ATGGGACCTGAAAAACGGAAGATGGTAGCCGGGGAGTTGTACGACCCCGGCGATCCCGAACTCGTGGCCGACCGTGAGCGCGCTCGAGCGCTCACGCGTCGATACAACCGGATGAGCGAGAGCGGCGGCGACGACGATAGTGACGGCGGCAGTGACGGGACAGCAGACAGCGACGAGACGGCCGACAGCGACGGTGACAGCGACCAGCGACGGCAGATACTCGAGGACCTCCTCGGATCGATCGGCGACGAGTGTCAGATCGAGCCACCCTTTCGCTGCGATTACGGGTACAACGTCCACGTCGGCGAGGACTTCTTCGCAAACTACGACTGCTTCGTCCTGGACGTCTGTCCCGTGGAGTTCGGCCGGAACTGCCTGCTCGGGCCCGGCGTCCACGTCTACACGGCGACGCACCCGCTCGAGGCCGCCGCGCGACGCGAGGGCCTCGAGTACGGAAAGCCGGTCACGGTCGGCGACGACGTCTGGATCGGCGGGCAGGCGGTGCTCACCCCCGGCGCGACGGTCGGCGACGGCGCCGTCGTCGCGGCCGGCGCGGTCGTGGTCGACGACGTGCCCGCGGGCGTCGTGGTCGGCGGGAATCCCGCGCGGGTGATCAGGGAGGTGCCGTCGGCGGAGGGAGCGGGAACGGAAGAAACGTAA
- a CDS encoding diacylglycerol/lipid kinase family protein, with protein sequence MYVPMVPPGSVRADGSGVAESTDRVVICNPVSGSEDHLEQVHALATEGGWALRVTESEGDAREYAREAAESGTDLVAAAGGDGTVNEVVDGFVDSGVEDWPTLLIVPAGTGNNAASNLGIESIGEAFSLAESGRRRRLDLGRANDRAFLNSCIGGLTAEASLETDSESKRRFGVLAYVLKTIETATNYNGAPLRVTLENADRETSVVWEGDVALAFIGNCRRFGRRQAQAHAEDGLLEVTLVENASMPSMVGATALEHLFDRETDGLVRNRVPRVTIESLHDEPITYSLDGEVLAAEELDLETLPGAISVVVGDDYASNPDAEGAGL encoded by the coding sequence ATGTACGTCCCGATGGTCCCTCCTGGCTCGGTCAGAGCAGACGGTTCCGGGGTCGCCGAATCGACCGACAGAGTCGTGATCTGTAACCCGGTGAGCGGGAGCGAGGACCACCTCGAGCAGGTGCACGCGCTGGCGACAGAGGGTGGGTGGGCGTTGCGTGTGACCGAATCCGAAGGCGACGCCCGCGAGTACGCCCGGGAAGCGGCCGAGAGCGGGACGGACCTCGTCGCAGCGGCCGGCGGCGACGGGACGGTGAACGAGGTTGTCGACGGATTCGTCGACTCCGGAGTCGAGGACTGGCCGACGCTGCTGATCGTCCCCGCCGGGACGGGCAACAACGCCGCGTCGAACCTCGGCATCGAGAGCATCGGCGAGGCGTTCTCGCTGGCGGAGTCGGGCCGACGAAGACGCCTCGACCTCGGGCGGGCCAACGACCGCGCGTTTCTCAACTCCTGTATCGGCGGGCTGACCGCCGAGGCCAGCCTCGAGACCGACTCCGAGAGCAAACGCCGGTTCGGCGTGCTCGCGTACGTGCTCAAGACGATCGAGACGGCGACGAACTACAACGGAGCGCCATTGCGGGTCACCCTCGAGAACGCCGACAGAGAGACGTCCGTCGTCTGGGAGGGAGACGTCGCGCTCGCGTTCATCGGGAACTGTCGCCGGTTCGGCCGTCGCCAGGCACAGGCCCACGCCGAGGACGGGTTGCTCGAGGTGACTCTCGTCGAGAACGCGTCGATGCCGTCGATGGTCGGTGCGACGGCGCTCGAGCACCTCTTCGACCGGGAGACGGACGGTCTCGTTCGCAACCGCGTGCCGCGGGTAACGATCGAGAGTCTCCACGACGAACCGATCACCTACAGCCTCGACGGCGAGGTGCTCGCGGCCGAGGAACTCGATCTCGAGACCCTCCCGGGAGCGATTTCGGTCGTCGTGGGGGACGACTACGCGTCGAACCCGGACGCCGAGGGTGCGGGCTTGTAG
- a CDS encoding Lrp/AsnC family transcriptional regulator — protein sequence MDDLDRHILNILRRDARTPYTEIAEEVGTSEGTVRNRVERMNADGVIERFTVTTRTGNVKAMIEISVAVDVDTASIAERMAEWAEVDFVWQVSGEQDVVLVVDAADTRSVNELITQAREQEEVVSTKTRLILEEKLG from the coding sequence ATGGACGACCTGGACCGACACATCCTGAACATTCTCCGGCGAGACGCCCGCACGCCGTACACGGAGATCGCCGAAGAGGTTGGAACGAGCGAGGGGACCGTCAGAAATCGCGTCGAACGTATGAACGCCGACGGTGTGATCGAACGATTCACCGTCACCACGCGCACGGGGAACGTCAAGGCGATGATCGAGATCAGCGTCGCCGTCGACGTCGACACCGCGAGCATCGCCGAGCGCATGGCCGAGTGGGCGGAAGTCGACTTCGTCTGGCAGGTCTCGGGCGAACAGGACGTCGTACTCGTCGTCGACGCCGCCGACACCCGCAGCGTCAACGAACTCATCACGCAGGCGCGCGAGCAGGAGGAGGTCGTGAGCACGAAGACGCGGCTGATTCTCGAGGAAAAACTGGGCTGA
- the purQ gene encoding phosphoribosylformylglycinamidine synthase I, which yields MTVAVVRFGGSNCDRDAEAALGHLNIDAEIVWHEDGLPADTTGIVLPGGFSYGDYLRAGAMAARSPILEEVREAAAEGVPVLGICNGAQVGCESGLTEGAFTTNESARFQCEHVFLRVERTDAPWTAAFEEGDVIEIPIAHGEGRFEIEEDRLTRLETEDRVLFRYCDAEGNLTDDANPNGSKHNVAGVLGESETVAVLMPHPERATLPDVGGTDGQEILRGFERALEG from the coding sequence GTGACGGTCGCCGTCGTCCGCTTCGGCGGCTCGAACTGCGACCGCGACGCCGAAGCCGCCCTCGGGCACCTGAACATCGACGCCGAAATCGTCTGGCACGAGGACGGCCTCCCCGCGGACACGACGGGTATCGTCCTCCCCGGCGGCTTCTCCTATGGCGACTACCTTCGCGCGGGCGCGATGGCCGCCCGGTCCCCGATCCTCGAGGAGGTGCGCGAGGCGGCCGCCGAGGGCGTCCCCGTCCTCGGGATCTGTAACGGCGCCCAGGTCGGCTGCGAGTCCGGCCTGACCGAGGGGGCGTTCACGACGAACGAGAGCGCCCGCTTCCAGTGTGAGCACGTCTTCCTGCGCGTCGAACGCACCGACGCGCCCTGGACGGCCGCCTTCGAGGAGGGCGACGTAATCGAGATCCCGATCGCCCACGGCGAGGGCCGCTTCGAGATCGAGGAGGACCGACTCACCCGCCTCGAGACCGAGGACCGCGTCCTTTTCCGGTACTGCGACGCCGAGGGCAACCTCACCGACGACGCCAATCCGAACGGCTCGAAGCACAACGTTGCGGGCGTGCTGGGCGAGAGCGAGACGGTGGCGGTACTGATGCCCCACCCCGAACGGGCGACGCTCCCTGACGTTGGCGGGACGGACGGACAGGAAATTCTGCGCGGATTCGAACGGGCCCTCGAGGGGTAA
- the purS gene encoding phosphoribosylformylglycinamidine synthase subunit PurS, producing the protein MTAYTATVTVRLKRGVLDPEAETTRRALERLGFSLEALRSADRFEIDLEAASADEAADRADEMAERLLANPTIHDYDVAVDER; encoded by the coding sequence ATGACCGCCTACACCGCCACGGTGACCGTCCGACTCAAACGCGGCGTCCTCGACCCCGAGGCCGAGACCACCCGCCGTGCCCTCGAGCGACTGGGGTTCTCGCTCGAGGCGCTTCGCTCGGCCGATCGCTTCGAGATCGACCTCGAGGCGGCGTCGGCCGACGAGGCGGCTGATCGAGCCGACGAGATGGCCGAACGACTGCTCGCGAACCCGACCATCCACGACTACGACGTGGCGGTCGACGAGCGATAG
- a CDS encoding NUDIX hydrolase: MNESTDSEELPHKNAAQDVIAVDADDTELGLVNRLEAHTGEGTRHRAFTSLVFDQDDNILLAQRAPGKRLWGTYWDGTVASHPVEGQSQEDATRQRLEEELGITPDQYEDLRLTDRFEYKRYFENAGVEHEVCAVLEVTLHDTTLDPDEEEVAGLMWVPYERLSTHPEWYRQLRLCPWFEIAMRRDTR; the protein is encoded by the coding sequence ATGAACGAGTCGACGGATTCCGAAGAACTGCCACACAAGAACGCTGCCCAGGACGTGATCGCGGTCGACGCCGACGACACCGAACTCGGCCTGGTCAACCGCCTCGAGGCTCACACCGGCGAGGGGACGCGCCACCGGGCCTTTACGTCGCTCGTGTTCGACCAGGACGACAACATCCTGCTCGCCCAGCGAGCCCCCGGAAAGCGCCTCTGGGGGACCTACTGGGACGGGACGGTCGCCTCCCACCCCGTCGAGGGCCAGAGCCAGGAGGACGCGACGCGCCAGCGTCTCGAGGAGGAACTCGGCATCACACCGGATCAGTACGAGGACCTCCGCCTCACCGACCGCTTCGAGTACAAGCGGTACTTCGAGAACGCAGGCGTCGAGCACGAAGTCTGTGCCGTCCTCGAGGTGACGCTCCACGACACGACGCTCGATCCGGACGAGGAGGAGGTCGCGGGCCTCATGTGGGTGCCCTACGAGCGACTCTCGACCCATCCCGAGTGGTACCGACAACTTCGCCTCTGTCCCTGGTTCGAGATCGCGATGCGGCGGGACACCCGGTGA
- a CDS encoding MBL fold metallo-hydrolase, with protein sequence MSNTDIDASEVARRIVDDHAEDLFVLDVRNEDDYEEWQIPTSTNVPVYDELLEYDYSGLEDHLEDLPEDEEIAVVCVAGVTSARAAEFLRDHGFDAKSIPDGMNDWGRVHREYEIPDIDGVVQIVRPGTGCVSYLVHDGEEAVVVDPTQYVDRYLGLADDRDLEIVGVVDTHAHADHVSGARQLAGELDVPYYLHAADTGELEDITALADGDTISVGGRELETIHTPGHTPGSVSFRFGDALLSGDTLFLRSVGRPDLEDGSEDAIREASGQLFDSLDGLLDLPDEAVVLPGHFNDEDVRPLATELGDLRAETTNELLGYVEDGDEEAFVETIVENLSDEPANYNEIKQINWGKEQPGGDVETLELGPNNCAAN encoded by the coding sequence ATGAGCAATACTGATATCGACGCGTCCGAGGTTGCCCGCCGCATCGTTGACGACCATGCCGAGGACCTGTTCGTCCTCGACGTCCGCAACGAGGACGACTACGAAGAGTGGCAGATTCCGACCAGCACGAACGTCCCGGTCTACGACGAACTGCTCGAGTACGACTACTCGGGGCTCGAAGATCACCTCGAGGACCTCCCCGAGGACGAGGAGATCGCCGTCGTCTGCGTCGCGGGCGTCACGTCCGCTCGCGCGGCCGAGTTCCTCCGCGACCACGGGTTCGACGCGAAGTCGATCCCAGACGGAATGAACGACTGGGGCCGCGTCCACCGGGAGTACGAAATCCCCGATATTGACGGCGTCGTACAGATCGTCCGACCCGGAACTGGCTGTGTCTCCTACCTCGTCCACGACGGCGAGGAAGCCGTCGTCGTCGATCCGACCCAGTACGTCGACCGGTACCTGGGCCTCGCCGACGACCGCGACCTCGAAATCGTCGGCGTCGTCGACACCCACGCCCACGCCGATCACGTCTCCGGGGCGCGTCAACTGGCCGGCGAACTCGACGTCCCGTACTATCTCCACGCGGCGGACACGGGCGAACTCGAGGACATCACGGCCCTCGCAGACGGCGACACGATTTCGGTCGGTGGCCGGGAGCTCGAAACGATACACACGCCCGGCCACACGCCCGGAAGCGTCTCGTTCCGTTTCGGCGACGCACTCCTCTCCGGGGACACCCTGTTCCTCCGGAGCGTCGGCCGTCCCGACCTCGAGGACGGCTCCGAGGACGCCATCCGCGAGGCGTCCGGCCAGTTGTTCGACAGCCTCGACGGACTCCTCGACCTCCCCGACGAGGCCGTCGTCCTCCCCGGGCACTTCAACGACGAGGACGTGCGCCCGCTCGCGACCGAACTCGGCGACCTCCGGGCGGAGACGACGAACGAACTCCTGGGGTACGTCGAAGATGGTGACGAAGAGGCGTTCGTCGAAACCATCGTCGAGAATCTCTCCGACGAACCCGCGAACTACAACGAGATCAAGCAGATCAACTGGGGCAAAGAACAGCCAGGTGGCGACGTCGAAACCCTCGAGCTCGGACCCAACAACTGCGCGGCCAACTGA
- the carA gene encoding glutamine-hydrolyzing carbamoyl-phosphate synthase small subunit: protein MNPAYVALESGHVLEGRARAPGTARGELVFTTAYTGYEESLTDPSYEEQILTFSYPLIGNYGVREERFESDRIHPRAVLARELTDDVADWLASEGVPAVDHLDTRDVVTDVREGGAMKCGIAVGEGVTPDDARAELEQCGAMSDHTEIGAQVSVDEPVVRGADNDGPTVALVDCGAKGSIVDSLLARSATVHVLPHDASTADVEAVDPDVLFVSNGPGDPVNFKAAIDLVQEFVEGTPVAGICLGQQIVAEALGGTTEKMTFGHRGVNQPVLDLESGRVVMTTQNHGYTVAEPGDHLEITQLNVNDDTPEGLDGIEYDVLTRQYHPEANPGPEDTLDFFDDVLAMAAPRRSPRAIPADD from the coding sequence ATGAACCCGGCCTACGTTGCGCTGGAGAGCGGTCACGTACTCGAGGGACGTGCTCGTGCTCCGGGTACCGCACGCGGGGAACTGGTTTTCACAACAGCTTACACCGGCTACGAGGAGAGTCTCACCGACCCCTCCTACGAGGAGCAGATCCTCACCTTCTCGTACCCGCTGATCGGCAACTACGGCGTCCGCGAGGAGCGCTTCGAGTCCGATCGAATCCACCCACGAGCCGTCCTGGCTCGCGAGCTCACCGACGACGTCGCCGACTGGCTCGCGTCCGAGGGCGTTCCGGCCGTCGACCACCTCGACACTCGCGACGTCGTCACCGACGTCCGCGAGGGCGGCGCCATGAAGTGCGGCATCGCCGTCGGCGAGGGCGTCACCCCCGACGACGCCCGCGCGGAACTCGAGCAGTGTGGGGCGATGAGCGACCACACCGAGATCGGCGCACAGGTCAGCGTCGACGAACCCGTGGTCCGCGGCGCGGACAACGACGGGCCGACCGTCGCGCTCGTCGACTGCGGCGCGAAGGGGTCGATCGTCGACTCGCTGCTCGCCCGTAGCGCCACGGTTCACGTCCTCCCCCACGACGCGAGCACCGCCGACGTCGAGGCCGTCGATCCCGACGTCCTGTTCGTCTCGAACGGCCCCGGCGACCCGGTCAACTTCAAGGCCGCGATCGACCTCGTCCAGGAATTCGTCGAGGGCACGCCCGTAGCCGGCATCTGTCTCGGCCAACAGATCGTCGCCGAGGCCCTGGGTGGGACCACCGAGAAGATGACCTTTGGCCACCGCGGCGTCAACCAGCCCGTCCTCGACCTCGAGTCCGGCCGGGTCGTGATGACGACCCAGAACCACGGCTACACCGTCGCCGAACCCGGCGACCACCTCGAGATCACCCAGCTCAACGTCAACGACGACACGCCCGAAGGCCTCGACGGGATCGAGTACGACGTGCTCACTCGCCAGTACCACCCCGAAGCAAACCCCGGCCCCGAGGACACCCTCGACTTCTTCGACGACGTCCTCGCGATGGCCGCGCCTCGACGTTCCCCTCGTGCGATCCCGGCTGACGACTGA